The genomic DNA CTAAGCAGCCATGACTGTCCACCCGGTGCATGGTCACCTCGAGTCCTAAATTAGCCTGATGAACGAGTGGGACTAACTGATACTGTACAATTGCCTTACCAACGGCATCTAATTCCATAATGATCAATCCTTTGTAATTATTTTGACTGCTAAACTGATTATTCGGTGTCCTTCATTGTAAATGCTATAATAGTTGGGACTAGTTTTGCAAGGAGGGATTTCAAACGATGCAACAACCTTTAGCTTATCGGATGCGGCCAAAAACATTGGAAGACGTTGTTGGCCAGCAGCAACTGGTTGGTCCGGGCAAGATCATCGCACGAATGGTCAAGGCCAAACGTCTATCATCAATGATTTTATATGGGCCACCGGGTACTGGCAAGACCAGCATTGCCAGTGCCATCGCTGGTTCGACCAAATACGCTTTTCGCATGTTGAATGCCGCCACTGATAGCAAAAAGCAGCTTCAAATCGTCGCTGAAGAAGCCAAAATGAGTGGGACGGTTATTCTGTTACTGGATGAAATCCACCGGTTGGATAAAACCAAACAGGATTTTCTATTACCCCACCTAGAGAGTGGCCGCATCATTTTAATTGGTGCCACCACCGAAAACCCATATATTAGTATTAACCCAGCCATCAGGAGCAGAACTCAGATCTTTCAAGTCTTTCCACTAACAGCTGAGGATATTCAGCACGCTGTTGAACGGGCCCTTGCTGATGAAACAAACGGTCTTGGTCGTTACCGAGTTGACTTAGCGCCCGCCGCCTTGCACCATCTTTGCACGGCAACTAATGGCGATTTACGAAGTGCCCTCAATGGTTTAGAGTTGGCTGTACTGTCATCAACCCCCGCCGACGATGGCACCATCACCATTTCACAACAAACGATTGAAGAATGTTTGCAGAAAAAGGCCCTGTCTGCCGACAAAGATGGCGATGCCCATTATGACGTGATTTCGGCATTTCAAAAGTCCATTCGTGGTTCCGATGCCAACGCCGCTCTGCACTATTTGGCACGATTAGTCGAAGCTGGCGATTTAAAGAGTATTATGCGTCGACTGATGGTGATTGCTTATGAAGATATCGGCTTAGCAAACCCAGCAGCTTGTGCCCACACGGTTGCCGCTGTTCAGGCCGCCGATCAACTTGGCTTTCCAGAAGCACGAATTCCGTTAGCTGA from Lactiplantibacillus paraplantarum includes the following:
- a CDS encoding replication-associated recombination protein A, giving the protein MQQPLAYRMRPKTLEDVVGQQQLVGPGKIIARMVKAKRLSSMILYGPPGTGKTSIASAIAGSTKYAFRMLNAATDSKKQLQIVAEEAKMSGTVILLLDEIHRLDKTKQDFLLPHLESGRIILIGATTENPYISINPAIRSRTQIFQVFPLTAEDIQHAVERALADETNGLGRYRVDLAPAALHHLCTATNGDLRSALNGLELAVLSSTPADDGTITISQQTIEECLQKKALSADKDGDAHYDVISAFQKSIRGSDANAALHYLARLVEAGDLKSIMRRLMVIAYEDIGLANPAACAHTVAAVQAADQLGFPEARIPLADAVIELALSPKSDSGISAVDAALTTVRNGHFGDIPADLKDAHYQGAAKLGHGVGYDFPHDHPGDWVAQQYLPDAIKSAKYYEPKTNGRYETALAQQYEKLLKANARNR